The region CATGATAAGCTTCTGACTAATGATACTAATGCTCCTGAAGACCACATTTTGAAGTTCAAGACTCTAGAATAATCTGTATTACTTCCCACCTGACCTCTTTTTTCCCAGCATGCTCCCCTCCAACTACACTGTCATTTCCCGCCTCAGGGGCTCAGGACTGGCTTTTCCTGTCTGCCCTTCCTTTGGAATCTGCACAGTTAATGTCCTCACTTGTAAGGTCTCTGCTTAAATGTCACCTACCAGCAACTCTTTTCTGATCATCCAACATAAAATGCTGATCTATAACACACACTGTATTcttgttttatctttaaaattttttctctttggcaTTTACAAACTTATTGCTTGCTGAAGGCCATGAGAGAAACAATTTTGTCATCTGTCTGTTTACTACTGTATCCCCAGGTGACGAGAACACTTCCTGGCATACAGCATTACCACCAGTAAATACTTCAACAAATTAAACGATCTGATCATGGGTCATTTACAGAACTTATATTTAGGATTCTAAATGCCAAAAGCAATGCAATTGTTATAAAAGATAGAAAAATTCCTTTCTCTATCTCTGCTCATCAGAGCAAGGAGCTGTCATCTGGTAACAATAACAGGAAGGCCAAGAAGAGACTGCAGTTTTATCATCAAGCTGCTTGATAATGAATGAACCCTACTTGCTGTGGGCAATAACAGACTTAATCTCTATTCTCTGTAACTTTCCAAAGCAATCTAACTGATACAAGACACTTCCAAGCAGTACGGTGACATTATGCATGGGGTCTTGCTGATAATTGCAGGAACTGTCTGTGGGCATCTACAGGTTTCAGTGTGTAACTGAATTATACATATATTGTACAGTATTGCCGCTGTGCACATATGCTTTTATCCATCATTGCACATTCCTGGAAATGTGATCTGGGCTCTAAAAAACTATTACCTGAAACAAGTCAGGTCAAATCTCAGACATTCTAGGAAACATCTTCTGCTGTAATTCTTAAAACTACCACGACTCTATTCTGGCATATGGTTAAGAGGTAAACATCAAAAATTAAATTCTCCCCAAAGACTAATCATATACACCAGAACTGTTTATTGCGTAACTTACAGAAAGTGGTTAATGAATATATTCTTCATGTAACACAACACTACAAGGAAAACAGAAAGTAATAGAAAAGACATGTCCCTCACCCTCATGGAGCTTAGTCGTGTAGTGAACAGACAGACAATAGAATCAGATGCCGGCGGTTGTTCTGAAGCGCTAGTCACAGTGGCAGCTATGGAGTCTTACCTTTAAGGTGCGATGGAAGATGTCTGATGGACAGTACCTCTTGCACGACATACTGATTCACCCCTCCACTTTTCAACAACTCTTCTGGGGATAAGGGTAGATGGAATTCACATACTTGGGGAGACATCTTTCTCCCAATGGCTCACAGGGCTGGAAGCCAAACAGCAAATAAGTCAGGGTCTACATCTAAAGGCTGTCTTTTTAATCTGCTTCTTTTACTCTCCTCCtcaaatatacatgctgtttagTTTTGCATCAAGCTAATAACATTATCTTAAAGGATGTGATTAACCCTGGACTAGAATTAAACTCTAATTGTGACTCTGACACTTGGTCACATCACTCACATCACATCACTCACATCACAGATGAGGCTGCACTgggcctcatctgtaaaacgggattACTGATCTTTGATTACAAAGTTGCTCTCAGGATCAAATGAGTCAagggatattaaaatatttaaagaactgtAAAGTGGCATATCAATCCATTAAGTTAGCACTGTTATTTCCGATTTATGGGAAAACTTCTTAAGTATATAGAGAGGTCTCATTTGAGACCAGAACAGCGATCCAGTGTGAAACGATGGGTTTCCTGTCTCCAGAATGACAGAAcattaatatttactatttgtttactctgtgccaggttcTATTATGCTACGCGAACGTCATACCTGATCTAAGTCTCTCCAAATGCCTACTGCATGGAGTCCATAGTAATTTGactccatttacagatgaggaaattgagactaaGGAATGTTAAGCGATTTGCCCAAATTCCACTGCGGATCTATGACTGTTTCCACCATGTTGTACCACAAGGACACATCAACTAGACCTCCAGTCTAATACCGCATCCCACTGCCGGATGCCAGATTTTCCCGGCCTCTCTTTCCCCGTTCCCCCAGAACACCACACCTTACAAGAGAGCTTCACCCGCCGTTCCTCCAACTCGCGTTGTGGGGctggaatgaaataaaaaaaaaaaaaaactcacggAGGGCACAATATGCACTAATTTGCGAGGCAGCACTCCCGCGGGGAGAGAAACCGACCAATACCCGCCAGGCAGCGGAAAACACACGCCACCAAGCTCAGCACAGCGCGGGCAAAACCACGAAAGTGGAGTTCAAATCTCAACGGCCGCAAGGGACCCAATCGCGACGCTCGCTGCAGAGACCGGCCAATCATAGCGCGGGAGCCGGAATGCCGGAGGAGGGCGGGACTTAGATTCCAGcttcctcccccacacccccaccctcgcGGCCGCCTCCTTCCCTACAAGGTCCACTTTTTCCGCGGTGCCTGCCGGAGGTGTCGAGTTCCTAGCTGAGCAGTGGCCGTGCCCCTGGGACAGTGACCCACTCAGTCACCCCCAGGACAGGAGCCGACAGTTAGAAGGCTTAGGCTCTAGTCCAGCTTCGGCCATCTCCTCTGCTATGTGACGTCCAGCAGCTCACTTCACTCCCTCAGCCTCAGATTTCCTCCCCGGTCGAATAGGGGGAATAAAAACAGCTATAGAGCAAAACTGCTGTGGGGCACAGAGAAAGGAAGCTCTGGGCTCCAGGTTCTGGACCCTCATGTCCCTCAGTCGAGGGACGCCCAAGGAAacaagaatgggtgaattttCTTGCTTGAAGTTCATTTTTGGGACTCCCTAAACAAGCAGACACCCTCCGCTCTTCTAGCGTATTAACAACTTCCGGCGGGCAGAACGGAAGCGGCGGGGCGGGGCTTGTGGCTGGGAAAGGCGGGGCTGGGGCGGGCCTTGAGCCCAGAGTTACCTGGGTAAAATCCAAGGTGGCTGCGTGCAGTTAGTACCCGTGTGACCCCAGCGGAGAAAGAGGTTCTGTTATCTCCCGGAAGGCCACGTCTAGCCCTCCCTCTAGTGCTCGTGCGGTGTTCCCGGGGAGAGACGAGAGCAATGGCAGGGAGCCTCTCTTGGGTGGCAGGCAGGGGCTTATGGGGCCAGGTGCCGCTGGCCTGCAGAAGTTTCTTTCTGGGTAAGTGGCTGATGCAGGACACCCCGAGAGCTGCTTCTCGTGAGCGGCTCAgattcattctctttctttcccacccATAGGTGTTCCCAGATTGTTTCATGTAAGGGTCACCCTCCCGCCCCCCAAAGTGGTTGATCGTTGGAACGAGAAGAGGGCGATGTTCGGAGTATATGACAACATCGGGATCCTGGGTAAGACTTGACTCCGTGGTGCAGAATTTCAGAATCGCAGTTACGCTGTAACGACTGTTTTTTCACCTGCGTGGAAATGGTACCTTGTTGAATAGTAAGAACAAACACTTATCTGGCAGTTTACCTGGTACtcttctgtgtcccctgcatacatttaacacatttaatcctcataaccttTCTCCTTTGCAGGTAAGGAACTTCAGGCACAGGGAGGTTAGGTAGTTTTTACAAAGCTAGTACGTGGCAGTGCCAGAATTTGTACCCCAAGCAGTCTTGCTCCAGAATCTGTGCTCTTTATACTGTAGCCTGACTGTCGTGTCTGTAGATGCTGCTGAGGGAAATGCAGCTGTTGGTGAGGGCTTAGCTGGTGGAGGTTGGGTTCTCTCGGATTGGAACTAATGCCTTCTGTCACATTACACAGGAAACTTTGAAAAGCACCCCAAAGAATTGATCAAGGGCCCCGTGTGGCTTCGAGGCTGGAAGGGGAATGAACTGCAGCGTTGTATTCGAAAGAAGAGAATGGTAGGAAATCGGATGTTCATTGATGATCTGCACAACCTGAACAAACGCATCAGCTTTCTCTACAAACGCTTTAATCGACATGGGAAGCACCGGTAGAAGAAAAAGCTGGGAACTGTGGAAGAGGCATGTCTATCaccagagagaagggaaaagtacTTTTCATTATGAGGAAGGGGAATTTTATGCTGTCAGTGATAATGCAAGATTCCTTTGTAATCCATTATCCACAACTTTAGTTTCCTCTAAATGCTGGTTTTACTCATTCATGCAAGGAGGAGGTGGAACTCATCCCTAAGTCTTACAGTTTTAGCTTTGGACTTCATCACTTGCCCTTGCAGTCTAACCATACCTgtagtgtttaaaaaaataaaaaaatcattgttgGCACTTTTGATGTTTGGCCTTTCATATGTTGAAAGTGGCCATTTTAAACTGtcccatggggacttccctggtggtccagtggctaagactctgcactcccaacacagggagctccaggtttgatcctcggtcagggaactagatcccacatgctgcaatttaGACCCAGACCagttaaataaacattaaaaaaaaaaaaaaaaactgtcccaTGATGCcatgttaaatgtatttttaaaaacttttctgcaCTGGAATGAAATGTCATAGAAAAGTAGTTGTACTTTTACACTATTCTTGTCAAAAAATATTTATCGAGTACCTTTTCTGAGATGAGAACTATaggaaaaacaatataaaatattctcCCCCCATGTTTTTCTAGTTACGAGTATAGTCTCATATGTACACTTTAATATATGAGGCCTTAAGTACCATGTGAGTGATTCCTAAGCCTTATTGATCATCAGAATCTCTGCATAGTTAAACAGTTTAAAAAGTAGTCCCTGCCCCCAAAGACTGTGATCTTTAGAACTGAGCTGAGTCttaagtcttttgtttttttttttttttgtaattaaaatgtaTCCATCTATATAGGCAGATAGTTCAAAATTGTAAAATTACAAAAGAGTAAGATGAAAAGTTTCCTCACAGCTgggcttttttgtgtgtgctttgtTTCAAGGCAGTCATGCATGACATTCTTTTTAATCATTCTGGATATTAATATATACTGTGTGTATACAAGATTGTTTTATCTATCTACTTATCTTCTTTCTGAAAAAGTAGATTCCATGCATATTAAGTTacattttcacttaatgtaaCTTAGATCAGTTTTTTGTCCTCACATTATATGCCATAATGATTTAACCAACTCCattttgatagacatttagattgtttatctggtggtgcagtgataaagaatctgcctgccaatgtaggagacacaaaagacaggagtttgatccctgggttgggaagattcttgaaataggaaatggcaacccattccagtattgcctaaaaaatcccacagataaaggagcctggtgggctatagtccacagggtcacaaagagttggatgcaactaagcatgcatgcacaatagTTTCTAGGCCTTTGCTTTGTCAAAGTATGTCTTCTCTGACGGGCGCAGAGACGCTTCTGGAAGTGACATCGCGACGGCTGCCCAAGGAGAGCCCCAAGTTCAGTTCAAACTTGTTTTGGTTGGTGATGGtggtactggaaaaactacattcGTGAAGCGTCATCTGACTGGTGAATTTGAGAAGAAGTATGTAGCTACTTTGGGTGTTGAGGTCCATCCTCTTGTGTTCCATACCAACAGAGGACCTATTAAGTTCAATGTATGGGATACAGCTGGTCAGGAGAAATTTGGTGGACTGAGAGATGGCTATTATATACAAGCTCAGTGTGCCATTTTAATGTTTGACGTAACATCAAGAGTTACTTACAAGAATGTGCCTAACTGGCATAGAGATCTGGTACGAGTGTGTGAGAACATCCCAATTGTGTTGTGTGGCAACAAAGTGGACATTAAGGACAGAAAGGTTAAGGCAAAGTCAATTGTCTTCCACGGAAGGAAGAATCTTCAGTACTATGACAGTACTTTTCTGCCAAAAGTAACTACAACTTTGAAAAGCCCTTCCTCTGGCTTGCTAGAAAACTGATTGGAGACCCTAACTTGGAGTTTGTCGCCATGCCTGCTCTTGCCCCGCCAGAGGTGGTCATGGACCCAGCCTTGGCAGCACAGTACGAGCACGATTTAGAGGTTGCTCAGACAACTGCTCTCCCTGATGAAGATGATGACCTGTGAGAAAGTGAAGCTGGGGCCCAGCGTCAGAAGTCTAGTTTTGTAGGCAACTGTCCTGTGATGTCAGTGGTGTAGCGTGTTTGCCACTTTATTATATAGCTAAGCAGAACATGTGCTTAATCTTTGGATGCTGAAGGAGATGGATGGGCTTTGGAGTGAATGtggcagttgaaaaaaaaaaataccttcattTTTTGGACCTGCATATTTAGGTGTTTTGGAACACAGTTGTTTCCTCCTTGAGTTTCAAATATAAGACTGCTATAGTCACATGACAATATTGAGAGGTGGAATCTTGTTTGTTACTGTCATTCCCATTCCTTTTCGTTTAGAATCAGAATAAAGTTGTAtttcaaatatcaaaaaaaaaaaaaaaaaagtatgtcttCTCAGATTTTAGGGCATTCTGATTTTAACAGCCAGTTTATTTTAATGAGCTGTGTTTGGAAACCACTGATGTGGGTGATATATAATCTAGATAAGAGAATGCTTTTGGCCTAATCAGGAGTGGCCCCATACAAGAGGATGGATTTTAGTAAGCAGAGAAAGAAGTAGAACATTGCCAGTGAGGAAGAGAAGAGTGGTCGGTGGTACATGGTGAGGGAACACAATTTGTTGGGAGATGGCTGGGTAGGTCTAGCTGTAATGAACCTTAGTATGACACTAACTGCTTTTTTGTGTTTTAGATAACTTGCTCAGCTATAAATCAACTTAAATGTTTGACATTACTCAATTGAGAGGAGAAAAATATGCTACAGTTTCTAGAATTGGCAAGTGTAAATGGTAATGACAGTCCTCTGGAGTGTGTGTAGGGCTTTGGAAAAATGGAAGAAGACAAGGGAAGACTTTACGGTCCATTTACTTTGAGTCATCCGAGCCCCTGTTTGCTTTTTGATCTTGCCTGATTTTATATGTCTCTATGTCCATCTTCCCCATTGACTAGGGCTCATCTTCGTTCAGGGCAGGGACTGTCTTGCACACACTTGTTCACTGTTACTAGTCACATATCTGGTCTCTTTGTATACTGGCTCTTAATAGATCCTTGGTAAATATCTGTAGAAGTCACACATTCAACAGCCATTTATTGAAGGCTACCAGTAGGTTCGAgggatacaaaggaaaaaaaaaccccaacaactGCATTTAAAGAACTCCTCCTAGTGCAGGAGGTAGACAAAGAAGCATAGTTAcagggggagatggggagggaaagggatgactgggagtttggggatgGTAGATACAAACTATTAGACTTCAACACatttaggatggataaacaacaaggtactattgtatagcacatggaactataccTAACCTCCTGAGATAAATCATAGTGAGAaagaatgtataactgaatcactttgatgtacagcaactagacttcaataaaaCAGAGGGTGAAAAAGCATAATTGTAAAATATGTTATGGCATTTAAAGCATGTTAATTACCTGCTGTATAGGTACAGAGAAGAGGGATCCTTACCTCATCCTAGGGGAGCAGGAATGAAGGcagggaaggctttctggaggagGCAGTTAACCAAAATACGGTATGGAGGTTAGCCTGCTTTCCAGGCAGATGAAACTGGAACAAAGGTCAGAGGTGAGAAATAGCCTGGCACATACGGGAAAGCTGTGAATGGCATTCGTTGGCAGAGCTAATAAGAAATCGGGCAGGAGATGGGGGCCAGAGTCAGATTATGAAGAAGACTAAAGAACTAttaaggggacttccttggtgatccactggctaagactccacggtcccagtgcaggggtctggggttcaatccctggtcagggagctagatcccatgtgctgcaactaagacctggcacagtcaaatgaataaaaatactttttaaaaataaaatatattttaaaaaaagtaaagaaccATTAAGACAATCTTtagtaaaatggtacaaccatttAGGAAAACTGGCACTTCCACAAAAAGTTATAtagagagttaccatatgacccagcaattcctctcCGAGGTATACACCCAAGAGAACTGATAACATagtcacacaaaaacttgtagacatgttcatagcagcattattcagaatagccaaaaagaagaaacaaccCCAAATCTCTATCAACTgacgaatggataaacaaagtgtggtctatgtatacaatgaaatattactcagctataaaaatgaatgagggggcttccctcgttagtaaagaatccacctggcaatgcaggggacatgggtttgatccccaggccaagaagatcccacttgctgtggagcaactaagcctgagtaccacaactactgtgcccatgctctggagcccatgtgctgcaactatggaagcctgcatgccctgaaacttgtgctctgcaatgagaagcctgggtactgcaactagagagcagcccccaatcaccacaactagagaaaagcctaaaCAGCGGTGAAGACgcagcacagctgaaaataaatacaatcattaaaaaaatgaggTACTGCTGTAACATTGAGGAACTTTGAAAgataaaagaagccagtcataaaggctacatattgtatgGTTCGATTTATATGAAGTGTTCAGAATAGGCAGATGAcaatagacagaaagtagatgagtTGTTGCCAGGGGATGAGGTAAGGAGTGAGGGATGGGAGATGACTACCAACAGGTACGCTGGTTCTTTTTGGGTTGATATAAGTGTTCTGGAATTAGTAGTGATAATTGCACAAccttatgaatatactaaaaatcgtGTGATTGTATACTAAATGTGTAGGTTCATAATGGTCCATGAATCTTATCTCACTTTATGGCTAAAttaagctttctttttaaaaaaaaaaaatcagagtaatacatgtatatatagttaatcaaaaagaaaggaaagttatACGACAAAAACAGCAATCTGCCTTACCCATCTATCTTCCAAACTAGCTTCCCAGAATGAAAGGCTTTTACTTTTTTGAACTATTCTGTTATTTGTCatcataattcaaaataaaatgccCTCCTGCTCTTCATGGTTTAGCAGCTTTAGACATCTATTAGCTTCCTGTTTTGAAAGATGAAGATTTAGTTCTTTGTGATGATCTTAGTCGATATAGAAAGGGGAAGTTACGTAATTCAGCtcctatttataattttaaaaacccaaagaACAGAAGGACATTTCCTTAATTTGGTAAAGGTGACATCCTGGAGACCCACACCAAATATTGAGTAGATATATATTCTCTtaagagtgggcttcccaggtagctcagtggtaaagaacccatctacaatgcaggagacaagggttccctccctgggttgggaagaccccctggagaagaaaatggcaacccactccagtgttcttgcatggagaatcccatggacagaggagcctggcaggctagtcaatggagttgcaaagattcagacatgacttagtgactaaacaatttcCTTATGATCAGCAACAAGACTAGAATGCCCTCTATTGCTGCTGCACTTTAATTTACTACTGAAGGTCCTAGTTAgtgttatacaaaaaaaaaaaaaaaaaggaagggaggaaagaacagAGGAGGGATGGAATtaaatggatgtgagaattgaaagGAAAGAGCAAACCGTTCATTTACAAATTGTACaattttcctctttaaaactTCCAGCTGAGTGGAAAAACACAATGAGATTTAAaacatgatatcatttatgtaaattaaaaatacacacatagaaGACAGTACCCATTTTGcaaaaacacaaaattgtaaatatcAGACAATTTATAATGCTGTCTATGGCTGGGAAGGAgaataaggaaaaagaacaaaaaatgaaacaaaatctttTTATGCATAGGTAGAGATCATGTGTCATGAACTGAAGAGTAGGATTAACTCTGCCTTCTGTACCTAAAGGTCCCCCAGAAAAAACGATGTTCTATTTTTGTCTTCAGGGTGATTCATGGTCTAAGAAACACTTGGATTTGTTTACTCCTGTTGGTTTCTTAAACTTATCAGTATTCATAACAAGTCAATCCCTTCTGGTATTTTTATCACgtgtatgtgatatatatatatatatatatatatatatacacatacatatacatacaaaatttGTTGATTGTTTTGGGAATCCAACATATGTACTAGTTCAAGACAGATGTATGAGGTTTCTGGGATTGCTGAATACAAAGTACCATTAGTTGggtgcttaaacaacagaaatgtatccaCTTGCTTTCCTAAGGCTAGAAGTCTTGAGACCAGGCATCACCAGGATTGTGTGGGTGAATCTattccctgcctctctcctggcCTCTAGTGATTTGTTGGCTGTATCTGGTGTTCTTTGGCTTATAGACATATCAGGCAGATACCTGCCTGAATGTGAATAAGGCATTCTCCCCGTGCATGTCTCTCCAAGCTTCCCCACTCTATAAGGACAGCAGTCATAGTGGAGTAGGGGCCCATTTTACACCAATATGACCTCATCTCAATTAATTATCTCTGCAACAACCTGgatccaaataaggtcatattctaAGATCTGAGTGTTAGGACTTCCACATAAAAATTTTTGGGAGGAATGCAATTCAACACACAACTATAGCCTTGAGTCTCTCCAAGGCATTcttatgcttttcttttaaaaataatatttagggacttccctggtggtccagtggctaagactccatgctaccagtgcaggggacccgggttcaatccctggtcagggaactagatcccacatgccacaactaaagagtttgTATGCTGCAAGTAAAGACCtggtgcaaataaataaatattaaaaaaaaatatttattatttgttttctttttttggctgtgctgggtctttgttgctgggcaggcttttctctagtttcggtgctccagcttctcactgcagtggcatctattgttccagagcacaggctccagagcttaGCTGCTCTGAAAGATGTGGAATCAAactcaaatctcctgcattggcaggtggattcttatccactggaccaccagggaagtccctttccccctctctcttcttgatatcttttagGATCTTCTCTTTTCCCCTAATATTCTGAGATTTCACAAAGATGTGTCTTGACctgattcttttcctttcagtATGCTAGGCACATGGTGTACTATTTAATCCAGAAAGATGTGTTCAATtcggatttttttcctttgtatttcttttgtaatattttcccCTCATATCCTGTTTTCTCTTTGCAGAAGGCCTATTAATCAGATGTTGAACTATTTGGcttgattttctaattttcttactTCCTATCTCCATCTTTGTTGGCTCTTGCTCCTGGTTCTTTGTTCCTtatttgtttccaatttttgaccatgatttatttttcttggaactGTATCTGTGGAAATTCCCCAAGGCCTAGATCAAAGATAAACTCATCCAGAGAGACGACTTGCGTTGCTACAGCCGGTGCTTGATGGCACTGTTGACCTGGAACCATTTTAAGTTCTTGCTATTTTGTTTTTAGGACCAATAAGGAATTCAGACAGAAAAACCACAGCATTGATTATAAACTGtctgcatatatttataaatatgttttttaaataattttatttatcttttatttattttgggctgtgctgggtctttgttgctgctcgggctttctctCTAGcatggcaagcgggggctactctctagttgcggtgtgttgGCTTTGCACTGcggttctcttgttgcagagcatgggccctcGGGTGCTCGGGCTTTggcagttgtggcatgtgggcgcaatcgttgtggttcccaggctctggagcacaggctcagtagttgtggcacacaagcttagttgctccgtggcatgtgggatcttcccagattagggatggaactcatgtctccagcattggcagatagactctttaccagccagccattggggaagccctgtctgcatatatttaaaagaaaaaagaaaagttctctAGTAGCTACCTAGGTTTCAGATGAGCAGATTTTCTATGTAGTCCCATAGGGGCAGTTCAGATa is a window of Muntiacus reevesi chromosome 1, mMunRee1.1, whole genome shotgun sequence DNA encoding:
- the MRPL51 gene encoding large ribosomal subunit protein mL51 isoform X2 — encoded protein: MSLSRGTPKETRMGVPRLFHVRVTLPPPKVVDRWNEKRAMFGVYDNIGILGNFEKHPKELIKGPVWLRGWKGNELQRCIRKKRMVGNRMFIDDLHNLNKRISFLYKRFNRHGKHR
- the MRPL51 gene encoding large ribosomal subunit protein mL51 isoform X1, with translation MAGSLSWVAGRGLWGQVPLACRSFFLGVPRLFHVRVTLPPPKVVDRWNEKRAMFGVYDNIGILGNFEKHPKELIKGPVWLRGWKGNELQRCIRKKRMVGNRMFIDDLHNLNKRISFLYKRFNRHGKHR